The following proteins come from a genomic window of Pyxidicoccus sp. MSG2:
- a CDS encoding TonB-dependent receptor plug domain-containing protein: MRWTFLAGPVACLALNIPLVAHAQAGGEVPPGDAAAPVPSSEAGPASGASPSADVPAPGSEAGAASSAPGPDTPPTEPSAPRTTVVRGKTPPPPESPERRDPTGAITIIDAREHAGEARDTAELLVGSAGLAVQDSGGYGQSKSLVVRGAAANGVLVFLDGIPLNGAGGMADLSQIPAALVERFEVLRGGAGARYGSGGLGGAVNIITRSPGPNLRASGEVTYGSWDTVLGHVAATGPLLDGQALLLLHAGRSDGDFTYEVDELPAVDDNPLTPQVRARNDARGGGGLLRYRRRLPGGSRLDALAELSLEDRAIPGTVQNPQSSGNQELGRLALGLRWSGLLGVVGQGSARGFFRRDGLEVTGELPGAGGAQRHSVGGVEVEGHRMLGARQALTVTAATSGEGVTEARDAQSASWWRASVMAMDEVRLLGGTVNVVPSMRVERVGPYWLLAPKLGASVALGGGFDVRANVGQSHRAPSFLELYIRQGTLLPNPGLKPERALYADAAVSWHSESSVDAEPLWSATAGGFGALYENLIAYELYPPLLARPYNFDAARVWGVELEGEAHPLPWLSGSVSYTWLRTQNRFGDPRFFGMDLPYRPRQKWVGRVRAGPDWLNARTEVLYQSSQLVNRTGSRSLPSRTLLSAGASSTFLHGPDVTLSVEVKNLLDVRAYDFTGFPLPGRAAYVTLAVALDRDASPASEEPHASPP, from the coding sequence ATGCGGTGGACCTTCCTCGCCGGGCCCGTGGCGTGCCTGGCGCTCAACATCCCGCTCGTCGCGCACGCGCAGGCCGGTGGCGAGGTGCCGCCTGGAGACGCCGCTGCGCCCGTGCCGAGCTCCGAGGCGGGCCCGGCGTCTGGAGCGAGTCCGTCGGCGGATGTGCCTGCGCCGGGCTCCGAGGCAGGTGCGGCCTCCAGCGCGCCCGGGCCGGATACGCCTCCCACCGAGCCATCCGCTCCGCGCACCACCGTCGTGCGCGGGAAGACACCGCCGCCTCCGGAGTCTCCGGAGCGGAGAGACCCCACTGGCGCCATCACCATCATCGACGCTCGCGAGCATGCGGGCGAGGCGCGTGACACGGCCGAGCTGCTCGTGGGCTCCGCGGGCCTCGCGGTGCAGGACTCCGGCGGCTACGGGCAGAGCAAGAGCCTGGTGGTGCGCGGCGCCGCGGCCAACGGCGTGCTCGTGTTCCTGGACGGCATTCCCCTCAACGGCGCGGGCGGCATGGCGGACCTGTCGCAGATTCCCGCCGCGCTGGTGGAGCGCTTCGAGGTGCTGCGCGGCGGCGCGGGCGCGCGCTACGGCTCGGGAGGGCTGGGCGGCGCGGTGAACATCATCACCCGCTCGCCCGGTCCGAACCTGCGCGCCAGCGGCGAGGTGACGTACGGGAGCTGGGACACGGTGCTGGGCCACGTCGCCGCCACCGGTCCGCTTCTCGACGGGCAGGCGCTGCTGCTGCTGCATGCGGGGCGCTCGGACGGGGACTTCACCTACGAGGTGGATGAGCTGCCCGCCGTGGACGACAACCCGCTCACCCCGCAGGTGCGCGCGCGCAACGACGCTCGGGGCGGGGGCGGGCTGCTGCGCTACCGGCGGCGGCTGCCCGGAGGCTCGCGGCTGGATGCGCTCGCGGAGCTGTCGCTGGAGGACCGCGCCATCCCCGGCACGGTGCAGAATCCCCAGTCCTCCGGCAACCAGGAGCTGGGACGGCTGGCGCTGGGACTGCGCTGGTCGGGCCTGCTCGGTGTGGTGGGGCAGGGCAGCGCGCGAGGCTTCTTCCGCCGTGACGGGCTGGAGGTGACGGGTGAGTTGCCGGGCGCGGGCGGTGCGCAGCGGCACTCGGTGGGCGGCGTGGAGGTGGAGGGACACCGGATGCTCGGAGCGCGGCAGGCGCTCACCGTCACGGCGGCCACCTCCGGCGAAGGCGTCACCGAGGCACGGGATGCGCAGTCCGCGTCCTGGTGGCGCGCGAGCGTCATGGCCATGGACGAGGTGAGGCTCCTCGGTGGCACGGTGAACGTGGTGCCCTCGATGCGGGTGGAGCGGGTGGGGCCGTACTGGCTGCTGGCGCCGAAGCTGGGTGCGTCCGTGGCCCTGGGCGGCGGCTTCGACGTGCGCGCCAATGTCGGTCAGTCCCACCGCGCGCCGTCGTTCCTGGAGCTCTACATCCGCCAGGGCACGCTGCTGCCCAACCCGGGGCTGAAGCCCGAGCGCGCCCTGTACGCGGACGCGGCGGTGTCATGGCACTCCGAGTCCAGCGTCGATGCGGAGCCCCTGTGGAGCGCCACCGCCGGTGGCTTCGGCGCGCTGTACGAGAACCTCATCGCGTACGAGCTGTATCCACCGCTGCTCGCGCGGCCGTACAACTTCGACGCGGCGCGCGTGTGGGGCGTGGAGTTGGAGGGCGAGGCCCATCCGCTCCCGTGGCTGTCCGGCAGCGTCAGCTACACGTGGCTGCGCACGCAGAACCGCTTCGGAGACCCGCGCTTCTTCGGCATGGACCTGCCGTACCGGCCGCGACAGAAGTGGGTGGGGCGCGTGCGCGCGGGGCCGGACTGGCTCAATGCGCGCACCGAGGTGCTCTACCAGTCGTCGCAGCTCGTCAACCGCACGGGCTCGCGCAGCCTGCCTTCGCGCACGCTGCTGAGCGCGGGCGCGTCCAGCACCTTCCTGCACGGGCCGGACGTCACCCTGTCCGTGGAGGTGAAGAACCTGCTCGACGTGCGGGCCTATGACTTCACTGGCTTTCCGCTTCCGGGGCGCGCCGCGTACGTGACGCTCGCGGTGGCGCTCGACCGGGATGCTTCTCCTGCTTCCGAGGAACCGCATGCCTCGCCTCCCTGA
- a CDS encoding MXAN_6577-like cysteine-rich protein, with translation MFVAVVALTLTGCPEEGVVCTSGLAVCGNACVDLGGDTANCGTCGNACGDGQSCQEGTCACRPGTESCGGACVATATDVAHCGACGNACPSGLVCESGTCREGCSLGTARCGDSCIDLRADALNCGACGNACPDVQTCHAGRCAYDVVTACYTNGQLVGIQAGTDGLGPRRQFGGGVQTLAAWDGFVLAADATNSRLLQAAGGELGTVAEEDSLGSVSSSPNDVFVDPPYVYIADSVNNTLQVLKREGPSQGGGLGLRTVTQINLGPNTSPQAIAKWGTTLYVPLFGTAGSNFQQGNAVARVDVSNPEQPRKLDTLPLTGLDLKSFDGGTVMPLPYSATATDGGVYVALTNLNPFNNYLPNGPGMLARIDPADGGVRAIDLGADDCLNAGYVEAVGAQLVVACLGEARLDRANGSRADSVRATGLVLVKDDVPVASYALSPGCEPGTEGCRLAVAGRFAVAGGAVYLGDTNAGRVFVVEVEEGRLVERRGNTTPQARGPALEACPVDPRRPVSNAIDVTALP, from the coding sequence CTGTTCGTGGCCGTGGTGGCCCTGACGCTCACCGGCTGCCCGGAGGAGGGCGTGGTATGCACCTCTGGCCTCGCTGTCTGCGGCAACGCGTGCGTGGACCTGGGCGGTGACACCGCGAACTGTGGCACCTGTGGCAACGCGTGCGGCGATGGCCAGTCGTGCCAGGAGGGCACCTGTGCCTGTCGCCCGGGCACGGAGTCCTGCGGTGGCGCGTGCGTGGCCACGGCGACGGACGTGGCCCACTGTGGCGCGTGTGGCAACGCGTGCCCCTCCGGACTCGTGTGCGAATCGGGCACGTGCCGCGAGGGTTGCTCCTTGGGTACGGCGCGTTGCGGGGACTCGTGCATCGACTTGAGGGCGGATGCGCTCAACTGCGGCGCGTGTGGCAACGCATGCCCGGACGTGCAGACGTGCCACGCGGGCCGGTGCGCGTATGACGTGGTGACGGCCTGCTACACCAACGGGCAGCTCGTGGGCATCCAGGCGGGGACGGACGGGCTCGGGCCTCGTCGGCAGTTCGGTGGGGGCGTCCAGACGCTCGCGGCGTGGGATGGCTTCGTGCTCGCCGCGGACGCGACGAACTCCCGGCTGCTCCAGGCCGCGGGCGGCGAGCTGGGCACCGTGGCGGAGGAGGACTCGCTGGGCTCGGTATCCAGCTCGCCCAACGACGTCTTCGTGGACCCGCCGTACGTCTACATCGCCGACTCGGTGAACAACACGCTCCAGGTGCTCAAGCGCGAGGGCCCCTCCCAGGGCGGCGGCCTGGGTCTGCGCACCGTGACGCAAATCAACCTGGGGCCCAACACCAGCCCGCAGGCCATCGCGAAGTGGGGCACGACGCTCTACGTTCCGCTGTTCGGCACCGCCGGCTCCAACTTCCAGCAGGGCAACGCCGTGGCCCGGGTGGACGTCTCCAACCCCGAGCAGCCTCGCAAGCTGGACACGCTTCCCCTCACCGGCCTGGACTTGAAGTCCTTCGACGGCGGCACGGTGATGCCGCTGCCGTACTCGGCAACGGCGACGGACGGCGGCGTCTACGTGGCGCTCACCAACCTCAACCCGTTCAACAACTACCTGCCCAACGGCCCGGGCATGCTCGCGCGCATCGACCCCGCGGATGGTGGAGTGCGCGCCATCGACCTGGGCGCGGACGACTGTCTCAACGCGGGCTACGTGGAGGCGGTGGGAGCGCAGCTCGTGGTGGCCTGCCTGGGCGAGGCCCGGCTGGACCGCGCCAATGGCAGCCGCGCCGACTCCGTGCGCGCCACCGGCCTGGTGCTGGTGAAGGACGACGTGCCGGTGGCGTCGTACGCGCTGAGCCCCGGCTGCGAGCCCGGCACGGAGGGCTGCCGTCTCGCCGTGGCCGGCCGCTTCGCCGTGGCGGGCGGCGCCGTGTATCTCGGAGACACCAACGCGGGACGCGTCTTCGTGGTGGAGGTGGAGGAGGGGCGCCTCGTGGAGCGCCGTGGCAACACGACGCCCCAGGCGCGAGGCCCCGCGCTCGAGGCATGCCCCGTGGACCCTCGTCGGCCCGTGTCCAATGCCATCGACGTCACCGCGCTGCCGTGA
- a CDS encoding ABC transporter substrate-binding protein, giving the protein MSPSTSRPRGLALLATVLCLVAGTVRAAPVPTPQGPHRLGPRAPAQVRRVVTLAPSLTEMVLTLGAGSTLVGVSRFDTAKEVEKLPRVGGFVDPSVEAVVALKPDLVLVQPGPGNQRPVEKMAELGVPVLLLPLHSVADVLAGMREVGRALGREKEADALISRIEATRTRIREAAKKLPAPRVLFAYGFEPLVVAGPGSFANELLKDAGGINVAADGGSAYPVYSVERAVRARPDVVVDAADVDVGKDKVRALPGLSGARWVELPSLALLQPGPSLGRGLEELFRLLHPEGAAKP; this is encoded by the coding sequence GTGAGCCCGTCCACTTCGCGCCCCCGGGGCCTTGCCCTGCTGGCCACCGTGTTGTGCCTCGTCGCGGGCACCGTGCGCGCGGCGCCCGTCCCCACGCCCCAGGGGCCGCACAGGCTGGGGCCTCGTGCTCCGGCGCAGGTGCGGCGCGTGGTGACGCTGGCGCCTTCGCTGACGGAGATGGTGCTCACCCTGGGCGCGGGCAGCACGCTGGTGGGCGTGTCGCGCTTCGACACGGCGAAGGAGGTGGAGAAGCTCCCGCGCGTGGGCGGCTTCGTGGACCCGTCCGTCGAGGCCGTGGTGGCGCTGAAGCCGGACCTCGTCCTGGTACAGCCGGGGCCGGGCAACCAGCGTCCCGTGGAGAAGATGGCGGAATTGGGCGTGCCCGTGCTGCTGCTGCCCCTGCACTCCGTGGCGGACGTGCTCGCGGGCATGCGCGAGGTGGGCAGGGCGCTCGGCCGCGAGAAGGAGGCGGACGCCCTCATCTCCCGCATCGAGGCCACGCGCACCCGCATCCGCGAGGCCGCGAAGAAGCTCCCCGCGCCGCGCGTGCTGTTCGCCTATGGCTTCGAGCCGCTCGTGGTGGCGGGCCCCGGCTCCTTCGCAAACGAGTTGCTGAAGGATGCGGGTGGCATCAACGTGGCGGCGGATGGGGGCTCCGCGTATCCCGTGTACTCGGTGGAGCGCGCGGTGAGGGCGCGTCCCGACGTGGTGGTGGACGCCGCGGACGTGGACGTGGGCAAGGACAAGGTGCGCGCGCTGCCGGGGCTGTCGGGCGCGCGCTGGGTGGAGCTGCCCTCGCTGGCGCTCCTGCAGCCCGGCCCGTCCCTGGGCCGGGGACTGGAGGAGCTGTTCCGGTTGCTGCACCCGGAAGGGGCCGCGAAGCCGTAG